The DNA window AAATTAAATCGTGAAATGTAGGCTCTTGCATTTATTTCACGTCCGCCCAACGTCATTAGCTCATCACCGCCACTTATTATTTCATAGATAGTTTTTTCCGGGTCTAACACTTCATGCAACTGATCGACATACGCCAGTTTTACCGTTTCGCCAACATCAAATGTGCCTGAGTCCGGTTTTTCCAATCCCATAATCATTCTGAAGAGAGTGGTTTTTCCTGCACCATTTGGTCCTATTATTCCTACAATACCTGCCGGTGGTAGCTGAAAACTCAATCCATCGAACAGCTTATTGTTTCCGTATGCTTTTACTAAGTTGTTGGAATATATCACTTTATCCCCTAAACGTGGACCGTTGGGGATCATGATTTCGAGTTTGTCGATTTTCTCTTTAACGTCCTCATTAAGCATTTTATCGTATGCCGAAAGTCGTGCTTTGCTTTTTGCATGGCGAGCCTTTGGCGACATACGTACCCACTCCAACTCCCTTTCCAGTGTTTTACGACGTTTGCTGTCCGATTTCTCTTCTTGCTCTAAACGTTTTGTTTTTTGTTCAAGCCACGAGCTGTAATTGCCTTTCCATGGTATTCCCTCTCCCCTATCAAGTTCTAAAATCCAACCTGCTACATTATCAAGAAAATATCTATCGTGAGTAATTGCTATTACAGTTCCTTTATATTGCTGTAAATGAGCTTCAATCCATTGAACTGTTTGAGCATCAAGGTGGTTTGTAGGTTCATCGAGCAATAAAATATCGGGGTTCTGCAACAGCAATCTACAAAGCGCAACCCTGCGCCGCTCGCCTCCTGAAAGATGTTTTATAAGAGCATCTTCGGGCGGACATTGCAATGCATCCATTGCACGTTCGAGCATACTGTCGATTTCCCAACCACCTGCGGCATCAATAAGGTCAGTCAATTCACCTTGTCGTGCGATTAGTGCATTCATTTGGTCATCATCCATGGGTTCCATAAACTTATTGTTTACCTCCTCATACTCTTTCAAGATGTCAACTATCGACTGAACACCCTCCTCAACTATCTGACGGACAGTTTTTTCATCATCTAACACAGGATCTTGCGGCAAATAACCAACTGAATATCCCGGAGAAAAAACCACATTACCATCATAGTTTTTATCCTCGCCTGCGATAATGCGAAGTAGTGTTGACTTTCCCGAACCGTTAAGCCCAATAATTCCAATTTTTGCTCCGTAAAAGAATGAGAGATATATATTGTTTAATATTCGTTTTTGGGGAGGCACTGTTTTGCCTACTCCTACCATTGAAAAGATTATTTTTTTGTCGTCGCTCATCTGTTTTATTTTTATAAATCAAATCCATTAATAAAAATGGGTTCTATATTTTTGCAAATAGGCTATTCCCTCAATTACTGAGGAAATAGCCTATTTAATTTAATGTTTTGAGGTTTTATTTTGCTAATTTTTTAAAATCTTTAG is part of the Bacteroidales bacterium genome and encodes:
- the ettA gene encoding energy-dependent translational throttle protein EttA, with translation MSDDKKIIFSMVGVGKTVPPQKRILNNIYLSFFYGAKIGIIGLNGSGKSTLLRIIAGEDKNYDGNVVFSPGYSVGYLPQDPVLDDEKTVRQIVEEGVQSIVDILKEYEEVNNKFMEPMDDDQMNALIARQGELTDLIDAAGGWEIDSMLERAMDALQCPPEDALIKHLSGGERRRVALCRLLLQNPDILLLDEPTNHLDAQTVQWIEAHLQQYKGTVIAITHDRYFLDNVAGWILELDRGEGIPWKGNYSSWLEQKTKRLEQEEKSDSKRRKTLERELEWVRMSPKARHAKSKARLSAYDKMLNEDVKEKIDKLEIMIPNGPRLGDKVIYSNNLVKAYGNNKLFDGLSFQLPPAGIVGIIGPNGAGKTTLFRMIMGLEKPDSGTFDVGETVKLAYVDQLHEVLDPEKTIYEIISGGDELMTLGGREINARAYISRFNFTGADQQKKCGTLSGGERNRLQLALALKSEGNVLLLDEPTNDLDINTLRALEEGLENFAGCAVVISHDRWFLDRVATHILAWESPANWYFFEGSYSEYIENKRQRLGDKAEERFRYRKLMADI